A genome region from Synergistaceae bacterium includes the following:
- a CDS encoding ABC transporter permease, with product MIRSLPTSRRYDIGFRVFMALYFVILFAPLIVTMVLAFNDSMYPSLPWEGFTLDWFFGEGPKKLGIFKDQINLRSIATSFRTALAVTVISTFLGTCAAFLFEQEDFRFKGALYFLMIAPLVIPGVILGISILMFANTAGIMIEDALGIYIRWLAPGFWLVVLGQSSFISTIVALVVSARLKKFDRSLEEAAYNLGANRAEVLWYVTLKYLRPSIVGGAAVAFLMSFENFNTTVFTVGSQATLPINMYMQVRDGSTPVINAISFLLIAGTSIFAVANLWVSRKEV from the coding sequence ATGATCAGGTCGCTTCCAACCTCCAGGAGATACGACATCGGTTTTCGCGTATTCATGGCCCTCTACTTCGTCATCCTGTTCGCACCGCTGATCGTGACGATGGTGCTGGCCTTCAACGACTCCATGTACCCGTCGCTGCCGTGGGAGGGGTTCACCCTCGACTGGTTCTTCGGCGAAGGGCCGAAGAAGCTAGGCATATTCAAAGACCAGATCAACCTGCGCAGCATAGCCACGTCGTTCAGAACCGCTTTGGCTGTGACCGTCATCTCGACCTTCCTAGGGACCTGCGCCGCCTTTCTGTTCGAGCAGGAGGACTTTCGCTTCAAGGGGGCTCTCTACTTCCTGATGATAGCCCCGCTGGTCATCCCCGGAGTGATCCTCGGCATATCCATACTGATGTTCGCGAACACGGCGGGGATAATGATCGAGGACGCACTCGGGATCTACATCAGGTGGCTCGCGCCCGGCTTCTGGCTGGTGGTGCTGGGGCAGTCGTCCTTCATCTCGACAATCGTGGCGCTTGTGGTCTCCGCGAGGCTGAAGAAGTTCGACCGCTCGCTGGAGGAGGCCGCGTACAATTTAGGCGCGAACCGGGCCGAGGTGCTGTGGTACGTCACGCTGAAGTACCTGAGGCCCTCGATAGTCGGTGGAGCGGCGGTCGCCTTCCTGATGTCGTTCGAGAACTTCAACACGACCGTCTTCACCGTGGGGTCGCAGGCCACCCTGCCGATAAACATGTACATGCAGGTACGCGACGGCTCCACCCCGGTGATAAACGCGATCTCCTTCCTGCTGATAGCGGGCACGTCGATCTTCGCGGTCGCCAACCTGTGGGTCAGCAGAAAGGAAGTCTGA
- a CDS encoding ABC transporter permease → MKSSRAGFYFFFTPVALWLGLLIVLPHLELLRLSFSSSGSDGFTMVNYSAFFKEPIYWLTFVRTAGYSILVTFVAMALALPVAFYITKVAKVRASGFLMLLVLVPFWVSELIRVYGWIILLRESGVINQLFVSLGLIDKPVEMLYNDVTMVMGLVYTSMLFMVVPVIGVMDALDDALIEAAYDLGASKTAIWRTIIIPHCAPGLVSGGIIVFMLALGSYLTPNLMGGKNSLWFTEQIYNQIILYFNWNQGAAFGFLLLLLSSLIIWLGLKLTGQKLKDVVK, encoded by the coding sequence ATGAAGAGTAGCAGGGCGGGGTTCTACTTCTTCTTCACTCCCGTGGCCCTCTGGCTCGGCCTGCTGATAGTGCTGCCCCACCTGGAGTTGCTGCGCCTCTCCTTCTCCTCCTCGGGCAGCGACGGCTTCACCATGGTCAACTACTCGGCCTTCTTCAAGGAGCCCATCTACTGGCTGACCTTCGTACGAACGGCGGGCTACTCCATCCTGGTGACCTTCGTGGCGATGGCCCTGGCGTTGCCTGTGGCCTTCTACATCACCAAGGTCGCGAAGGTGCGAGCAAGCGGTTTTCTGATGCTGCTGGTGCTGGTCCCCTTCTGGGTGAGCGAGCTGATCAGGGTCTACGGCTGGATAATCCTGCTGCGCGAGAGCGGCGTCATCAATCAACTTTTCGTATCGCTTGGCCTGATCGACAAGCCGGTGGAGATGCTGTACAACGACGTGACCATGGTGATGGGGCTGGTCTACACGAGCATGCTCTTCATGGTGGTACCGGTGATAGGGGTCATGGACGCGCTGGACGACGCGCTCATCGAGGCGGCCTACGATCTTGGGGCGTCGAAGACCGCTATCTGGCGCACGATCATCATCCCCCACTGCGCGCCGGGCCTGGTCTCGGGCGGGATAATCGTGTTCATGCTGGCGCTGGGGAGCTACCTGACGCCGAACCTGATGGGCGGGAAGAACTCGCTCTGGTTCACGGAGCAGATCTACAACCAGATAATCCTCTACTTCAACTGGAACCAGGGGGCGGCGTTCGGCTTCCTACTGCTGCTGCTCTCCTCGCTCATCATCTGGCTCGGACTCAAGCTCACCGGCCAGAAGCTGAAGGATGTGGTCAAATGA
- a CDS encoding ABC transporter ATP-binding protein: MQNALSIRNLTKRFGSFTAVDGVSFDVEDGSFFSILGPSGCGKTTLLRMIAGFYRQDEGTILLNDVDMEGVAPNRRPVNLVFQNLALFPMMNVFENVAFGLRRRGEKGTSVERKVEDMLERVGLPGSGKKEIHQLSGGQKQRIAIARCLVLEPAVLLLDEPLGALDAKLREHMKVELKALQSKVGTTFVYITHDQSEAMVMSDTVAVMNNGIFEQIGSPQELYHSPRSSFVAQFVGANNKLPVTLRRSDGKILANYSGRFGLKVPEPDGGVDEEASYDLFVRPESMVINPPEEDERFNSLPVAVKAILFDGGNSRLLVSPDGSPDEFTVALPQTRQFDHIRARDRIRVGWNPSASLCFPAEDWKMYDEE, encoded by the coding sequence ATGCAAAACGCTCTCTCCATTCGTAACCTGACGAAGCGCTTCGGCAGCTTCACAGCGGTTGATGGAGTATCCTTCGACGTAGAGGACGGCAGCTTCTTCTCCATACTCGGCCCTTCCGGCTGCGGCAAGACCACCCTGCTGAGGATGATAGCCGGGTTTTACCGGCAGGACGAGGGGACGATTCTGCTTAACGACGTCGATATGGAAGGAGTCGCGCCGAACAGGCGCCCGGTGAACCTGGTCTTTCAGAACCTGGCCCTCTTTCCCATGATGAACGTCTTCGAAAACGTGGCCTTCGGCCTCCGCCGCCGCGGCGAGAAGGGGACATCCGTAGAACGCAAGGTCGAGGACATGCTCGAGCGGGTCGGCCTTCCCGGCTCAGGTAAGAAGGAGATACACCAGCTCTCCGGCGGGCAGAAGCAGAGAATAGCCATAGCGCGCTGCCTCGTGCTGGAGCCCGCGGTGCTGCTGCTTGACGAACCGCTCGGCGCACTGGACGCGAAGCTGCGCGAGCACATGAAGGTAGAGCTGAAGGCGCTTCAGTCCAAGGTGGGGACGACCTTCGTCTACATAACTCACGACCAGTCCGAGGCGATGGTCATGAGCGACACGGTCGCCGTGATGAACAACGGGATCTTCGAGCAGATAGGCTCGCCGCAGGAGCTTTACCATTCGCCCCGCTCCTCCTTCGTGGCCCAGTTCGTCGGCGCGAACAACAAGCTGCCGGTGACTCTGCGCAGGAGCGACGGGAAGATCCTCGCCAACTACTCCGGCCGGTTCGGCCTGAAGGTCCCCGAGCCGGACGGCGGCGTCGACGAAGAGGCGTCATACGACCTCTTCGTGCGGCCCGAGTCGATGGTCATCAACCCGCCGGAGGAGGACGAGCGCTTCAACTCCCTGCCGGTCGCCGTTAAAGCTATCCTGTTCGACGGAGGCAACAGCCGCCTGCTGGTCTCCCCTGACGGATCTCCGGACGAGTTTACCGTCGCCCTGCCGCAGACCAGGCAGTTCGACCACATAAGGGCGAGGGACAGGATTCGCGTGGGATGGAACCCGTCCGCTTCCCTCTGCTTCCCCGCCGAAGACTGGAAGATGTACGATGAAGAGTAG
- a CDS encoding ABC transporter substrate-binding protein yields MRIRAIATIAAAVGILFAAIFIAGFFFSDDRLEVPVTLFYDDKDISGAVVSKQALQSVVLAMEFFNARSKTHRFIPTRESDMNVYNAIERAAARKSAAVIGGINAPFASLLADASRRQGISFISLASGHSLARPDDLVFRPRPENGGRELGEEARDRGIKAYAVIVSGFAASHVQDFIRDFQSAIGTPPLKIVSFSSDLKTRIEDLQDYAQDMDAVLLVLPDWLCSVALRELRHRFPGIPVFLSNWAVSHRIPLLAGPLGDGAFTASYTDIAWDSPGNEFVRFVRNTYTSSIPRMILAIGYDTVAMLDAAVKMSGSSDKQAVATALSELESVETIGGVFPVDKNGDLRHRGQIFTLRSGHWARGGAASDTSSSARPGGVVP; encoded by the coding sequence ATGAGAATACGCGCTATTGCAACCATCGCTGCAGCGGTCGGTATTCTTTTCGCGGCGATCTTTATCGCAGGTTTCTTTTTTTCCGACGATAGACTCGAGGTGCCGGTGACTCTGTTCTACGACGACAAGGATATCTCGGGAGCGGTTGTTTCCAAGCAGGCACTGCAGTCGGTCGTCCTGGCCATGGAATTCTTCAATGCTCGCTCGAAGACACACCGTTTCATCCCGACACGAGAGTCCGATATGAACGTCTATAATGCCATAGAGAGGGCGGCGGCCAGAAAATCCGCCGCAGTTATAGGGGGCATCAATGCTCCCTTCGCGTCGCTACTGGCGGACGCCTCCAGGAGACAGGGCATATCCTTTATAAGCCTGGCCTCCGGGCACAGCCTTGCCCGGCCGGATGATCTAGTGTTCCGACCCCGCCCCGAGAACGGCGGCAGGGAGCTGGGCGAAGAGGCCCGCGACAGGGGCATCAAGGCTTATGCCGTCATAGTCAGCGGTTTTGCGGCCTCTCACGTCCAGGACTTCATCCGAGATTTCCAGTCGGCGATAGGCACCCCGCCCCTAAAGATCGTCTCCTTCAGCAGCGATCTGAAGACTCGCATCGAGGACCTGCAAGATTATGCGCAGGACATGGATGCGGTTTTGCTTGTCCTGCCGGACTGGCTCTGTTCCGTGGCGCTGCGGGAACTGCGCCACCGTTTTCCCGGCATCCCCGTTTTCCTCTCCAACTGGGCCGTGTCGCACAGGATTCCCCTTCTTGCGGGTCCGCTCGGCGACGGGGCGTTCACGGCGTCCTACACGGACATCGCCTGGGATTCTCCCGGTAACGAGTTTGTCCGGTTCGTCAGAAATACCTACACATCCAGCATCCCTCGGATGATCCTGGCGATCGGCTACGACACGGTGGCGATGCTCGACGCGGCGGTGAAGATGTCCGGGTCGAGCGATAAACAGGCCGTCGCCACCGCTCTGTCCGAGTTGGAATCAGTGGAGACCATCGGAGGCGTGTTTCCCGTGGATAAAAACGGAGATCTCCGCCATAGGGGGCAGATATTCACCCTGAGATCGGGCCACTGGGCAAGGGGCGGCGCAGCCTCCGATACATCATCTTCTGCCCGCCCGGGAGGGGTGGTGCCGTGA
- a CDS encoding signal peptidase II: MTRRYASLPLFAAGLTAHLVLGKWALATLEPTPATLEGGKAGLLSLALRFNRGVAFSFLRSSPNMALLMSISAILLLAAMHRILTDMRGSIAWPLLYAGAAGNIADRLTYGHVVDWLKVGPLTVNVADILLCLGGVIFILDLLRKR; this comes from the coding sequence ATGACGAGGCGTTACGCGAGCCTTCCGCTCTTCGCGGCCGGCCTGACGGCTCACCTGGTCCTCGGCAAGTGGGCTCTGGCCACTCTGGAACCGACACCGGCGACCCTCGAGGGAGGCAAAGCCGGCCTGCTCTCACTGGCCCTCCGCTTCAACCGGGGGGTCGCCTTCTCCTTCCTCCGTTCCTCGCCGAACATGGCGCTGCTTATGAGCATCTCCGCCATTCTGCTACTGGCCGCGATGCACAGGATATTGACGGACATGCGCGGCTCGATCGCCTGGCCCCTGTTGTATGCGGGCGCCGCCGGGAACATTGCGGACAGGCTCACTTACGGCCACGTGGTAGACTGGTTAAAGGTCGGCCCGCTCACTGTGAATGTAGCCGACATCCTCCTCTGCCTCGGGGGCGTGATCTTCATCCTGGACCTCCTGCGAAAGCGATAA
- a CDS encoding HD domain-containing protein, whose protein sequence is MKDRLSFSIKPLFSFVVLCLVIIFCVQGAISLYSKIQAQLGVIEKQGDYALQMASLMLRKQAEKREEGLRAIVGGADTCDTGLDVLVAAVLDGDRVGRVLKGWLHEGMALSEELLSKEWQVSDLVDVYGRNLLTGVRNVMGKDVFAAIRLDFDELNSLGDHSLIPIISNNVGQIVWLGEAQVSPALSKHLMARGFIFQKDTAKEGWEMVKSYQGSWVMLRQESLVYGLTFSMAYPLLPLVASSVSSIFSASALFVVALAALLLLLALWQKSVLSSITRIERLANEMSFQLSQIDARDTLRGAEALFTITNRFSDFKPSMVKETNQFVGHLKNLFEVILHQQEELSAFNQETEAMNQELEQVNNKLRGRESLWERTLEYSRSFARSQDVEGAISSTLNTLLYDLDAFGVLITTVEGDYFRLAAWEGYNGELTANSVVKKTGLAAAESILAKTPVWVEDVQAHPTAYPVHPMVRSELLIPLFQAGEEEGVLEIAFDRPMRKDSFMIETLGPVASFLGGLVHGEKLRREVKASYAYLAEKLQFVTGIYHDETEAHIDRIGEYCRLLAREIGRNAAEQADIALFARLHDIGKLKIPHGILVKPGPLTEEEFEEIKKHPQWGADILGDASWLKMARNVCLTHHEKWDGSGYPFGLRGEEIPWEGRIATIADIYDALRSARSYKPPLSHEESMRIILVGDGRVNPEHFDPAVLRAFERVAHEFEAVFEEYKDERDTHYFHSPPRR, encoded by the coding sequence GTGAAGGATCGTCTGAGCTTCTCCATAAAACCCCTGTTTTCATTTGTCGTATTGTGCCTTGTGATCATATTCTGTGTCCAGGGCGCTATAAGCCTCTATTCGAAGATCCAGGCCCAGCTCGGAGTCATAGAGAAGCAGGGCGACTACGCTCTGCAGATGGCCTCCCTGATGCTGCGCAAACAGGCAGAGAAGAGGGAGGAGGGGCTTCGCGCCATCGTAGGAGGGGCGGATACCTGCGACACGGGTCTGGACGTGCTCGTCGCCGCGGTCCTCGATGGCGACAGGGTCGGGAGGGTGCTGAAGGGCTGGCTTCACGAGGGAATGGCTCTTTCGGAGGAGCTGCTGTCTAAGGAGTGGCAGGTGAGCGACCTGGTCGACGTCTACGGGCGCAACCTTCTGACCGGCGTGCGCAACGTCATGGGAAAAGATGTCTTCGCAGCTATCAGGCTCGACTTCGACGAGCTGAACAGCCTGGGCGACCACTCCCTTATACCGATAATCTCCAACAACGTCGGACAGATAGTATGGCTGGGAGAGGCGCAGGTGTCCCCCGCATTGTCTAAGCATCTGATGGCGCGCGGGTTCATCTTTCAGAAGGATACGGCCAAGGAAGGATGGGAGATGGTCAAGTCGTACCAGGGATCATGGGTCATGCTGAGGCAGGAGTCATTGGTCTACGGCCTCACTTTCAGCATGGCATACCCCCTCCTGCCGCTCGTGGCCTCGTCCGTGTCATCGATCTTCTCGGCCAGCGCACTCTTCGTCGTCGCGCTCGCGGCTCTCCTGCTGCTGCTCGCACTTTGGCAGAAGAGCGTGCTGAGCAGCATAACGAGAATAGAGAGGCTTGCGAACGAGATGAGCTTTCAGCTCTCGCAGATAGACGCCAGGGACACCCTCAGGGGCGCAGAGGCACTTTTTACCATAACGAACCGCTTCTCTGACTTTAAACCATCGATGGTCAAGGAGACGAACCAGTTCGTGGGCCACCTCAAAAACCTCTTCGAGGTGATCCTGCACCAGCAGGAGGAGCTCTCCGCCTTCAACCAGGAGACGGAGGCCATGAACCAGGAACTGGAGCAGGTGAACAACAAGCTGCGCGGAAGGGAGAGTCTCTGGGAGCGCACCCTGGAGTACTCCCGCTCCTTCGCTCGGTCGCAGGACGTGGAGGGTGCCATATCGTCCACGCTGAACACCCTTCTGTATGATCTCGACGCGTTCGGAGTCCTCATCACAACCGTCGAGGGGGACTATTTCAGGCTGGCGGCCTGGGAGGGCTACAACGGGGAGCTCACGGCAAACAGCGTCGTCAAAAAGACCGGGTTGGCCGCGGCGGAGAGCATCCTGGCGAAGACCCCCGTATGGGTGGAGGACGTTCAAGCGCACCCGACCGCTTATCCCGTTCACCCCATGGTGAGAAGCGAGCTGCTCATCCCTCTCTTCCAGGCGGGCGAGGAGGAGGGAGTGCTCGAGATCGCCTTCGACAGGCCGATGAGGAAGGACTCTTTCATGATCGAGACGCTGGGACCGGTCGCATCCTTCCTCGGCGGACTGGTCCACGGCGAGAAGCTGAGGCGAGAGGTGAAGGCGTCCTACGCTTACCTGGCCGAGAAACTTCAGTTCGTAACCGGGATATACCACGACGAGACGGAGGCTCATATCGATCGCATAGGCGAGTACTGCCGCCTGCTCGCTAGGGAAATAGGTAGGAACGCTGCCGAACAGGCCGATATAGCACTGTTTGCGCGCCTTCACGACATAGGCAAGCTCAAGATTCCCCACGGGATACTGGTGAAGCCCGGCCCCCTCACAGAGGAGGAGTTCGAGGAGATAAAGAAGCACCCCCAGTGGGGAGCGGACATACTGGGGGACGCCTCTTGGCTGAAAATGGCCAGGAACGTCTGCCTCACCCACCACGAGAAGTGGGACGGAAGCGGCTACCCGTTCGGCCTGCGCGGAGAAGAGATACCCTGGGAGGGGCGCATCGCCACCATAGCGGACATCTACGACGCCCTGCGCTCGGCTAGGTCGTACAAGCCACCCCTGAGTCACGAGGAGTCGATGAGGATAATCCTCGTGGGGGACGGCAGGGTGAACCCCGAACACTTCGATCCCGCAGTGCTCAGGGCCTTCGAGCGAGTGGCCCATGAGTTCGAGGCAGTCTTCGAGGAGTACAAGGACGAGCGGGACACCCACTACTTCCACTCGCCGCCTCGGAGATGA
- a CDS encoding extracellular solute-binding protein: MKRLLTAFCVIALTLPLLAGVSEASVLRVITWSGYAPQELVDKFTEETGIQVEITLSNNEEMISKLRATRGGGFDLAQPSQDRISSVVEQYGIYQPIDYSKIEVDQIDPSLLEAVKKNTLVNGESYAVPHIYGTEGLVLNRKLAPDIKDFKDLLDPKYEARVSYRMKRPTLIGMGFSLGYDPFSLYDKPEEYQKFLDEMEKVLIEGKPAVKTYWDNGDQLLQLLRSGEVWAASAWEQAGWKLHAENPDIDYLAPESGALAWVDTFAIPARSENVEAAYKYINFMLRPENAALYTNLETYATASKDAVKFLDEEIKANFERGLPPEVLANINWYPTVPAGIEEMEGKTLDKIKAAR; this comes from the coding sequence ATGAAGAGGTTGTTGACAGCGTTCTGCGTCATCGCCCTGACCCTGCCTCTGCTGGCGGGAGTTTCGGAGGCATCCGTGCTGCGGGTGATCACCTGGTCCGGATACGCTCCTCAGGAGCTGGTGGACAAGTTCACCGAGGAGACGGGCATCCAGGTGGAGATCACCCTGAGCAACAACGAGGAGATGATCAGCAAGCTGCGGGCGACCCGGGGCGGAGGCTTCGACCTCGCCCAGCCGTCTCAGGACCGTATCTCCTCCGTGGTCGAGCAGTACGGGATCTACCAGCCGATCGACTACTCGAAGATCGAAGTCGACCAGATCGACCCCTCCCTGCTGGAGGCGGTCAAGAAGAACACCTTAGTGAACGGGGAGTCCTACGCCGTGCCGCACATCTACGGCACCGAGGGGCTGGTGCTCAACAGGAAGCTCGCGCCTGACATCAAGGACTTCAAGGATCTGCTTGACCCGAAGTATGAGGCCAGGGTCTCCTACAGGATGAAGAGGCCGACCCTCATAGGCATGGGCTTCTCGCTCGGATACGACCCGTTCTCCCTCTACGACAAGCCCGAGGAGTACCAGAAGTTCCTCGACGAGATGGAGAAGGTGCTGATCGAGGGCAAGCCTGCGGTCAAGACCTACTGGGACAACGGCGACCAGCTGCTTCAGCTTCTTCGCTCCGGCGAGGTGTGGGCAGCGTCGGCGTGGGAGCAGGCGGGTTGGAAGCTGCACGCGGAGAACCCCGACATCGACTATCTTGCCCCCGAGAGCGGCGCCCTGGCGTGGGTCGACACATTCGCGATCCCGGCTCGCTCGGAGAACGTGGAGGCGGCCTACAAGTACATCAACTTCATGCTCCGCCCGGAGAACGCGGCACTTTACACCAACCTCGAGACCTACGCGACTGCGTCCAAGGACGCGGTGAAGTTCCTGGACGAGGAGATCAAGGCTAACTTCGAGCGCGGCCTGCCGCCCGAGGTACTGGCGAATATCAACTGGTACCCGACCGTTCCGGCGGGCATAGAGGAGATGGAGGGTAAGACCCTCGACAAGATAAAAGCGGCCAGATAG
- a CDS encoding V-type ATP synthase subunit B has translation MSDAEYVGVRSISGPFVMLGEIPHASFDEIVEVRSPDGTPRAGRVVLVSDKATLVQVFSGTEGLSPAATSVRFTGRELEISLSPAMLGRTFSGLGAPLDDCGPVLGGVRRPVGGAAINPMGREYPRDFISTGISSIDVLLTLIRGQKLPIFSGNGLPHNSLAVQIATQSKLAGAENFAVVFAGIGIKHDDAAYFRDRLTAGGHGTNLVLFLNLADDPPVERIATPRLALTTAEYLAFDLGMHVLVIMTDMTSYCEALRELSVARGEVPSRKGYPSYLYSDLASLYERAGVLRNGRGSVTQIPILTMPNDDITHPVPDLTGFITEGQIVLSRELEARGIYPPVEILPSLSRLMKDGIGHGYTREDHPNLAGQLFASYSRVHEVRALAGVVGADELSKADQQSLAFGEAFERGFLSQGATESREIAQSLDMGWDLLSTLPVQELTHLSMDDLARFIRRE, from the coding sequence ATGAGCGATGCCGAGTATGTCGGAGTGAGGAGTATATCCGGCCCTTTCGTGATGCTGGGGGAAATACCCCACGCGAGCTTCGACGAGATTGTCGAGGTGCGCTCGCCCGACGGAACGCCGCGCGCGGGGCGAGTGGTGCTTGTCAGCGACAAGGCGACCCTCGTGCAGGTGTTCTCGGGGACCGAGGGGCTTTCGCCCGCGGCGACCTCGGTACGGTTCACGGGGCGGGAGCTGGAGATATCCCTCTCCCCCGCCATGCTGGGACGGACCTTCTCCGGGCTGGGGGCACCGCTGGACGACTGCGGCCCGGTGCTGGGCGGAGTGCGAAGGCCGGTGGGAGGCGCGGCGATCAACCCGATGGGAAGGGAGTACCCGAGGGACTTCATCTCCACCGGGATCTCCTCCATCGACGTGCTGTTGACCCTGATACGCGGGCAGAAGCTGCCGATATTCTCCGGCAACGGTCTGCCGCACAATTCGCTCGCCGTGCAGATCGCGACCCAGTCCAAGCTCGCCGGGGCCGAGAACTTCGCCGTGGTCTTCGCGGGGATAGGGATAAAGCACGACGACGCGGCATACTTCAGGGACAGGCTGACCGCCGGGGGGCACGGGACCAACCTGGTCCTCTTCCTGAACCTGGCGGACGACCCGCCCGTGGAGCGTATCGCCACGCCGAGGCTGGCGCTGACGACCGCGGAATACCTGGCCTTCGACCTCGGGATGCACGTGCTGGTGATAATGACCGACATGACCAGCTACTGCGAGGCGCTGCGAGAGCTGTCGGTCGCGAGGGGAGAGGTGCCCAGCCGCAAGGGGTACCCCTCGTACCTGTACAGCGACCTTGCGTCACTGTACGAGAGGGCCGGAGTCCTGCGCAACGGGCGCGGCAGCGTGACCCAGATCCCGATACTGACCATGCCCAACGACGACATAACCCACCCCGTGCCCGACCTGACGGGCTTCATCACCGAGGGACAGATAGTCCTGTCGCGGGAGCTGGAGGCGCGGGGAATCTACCCGCCGGTCGAGATACTGCCGAGCCTGTCGCGCCTGATGAAGGACGGTATAGGACACGGATACACAAGAGAAGACCACCCCAACCTCGCCGGGCAGCTGTTCGCCTCATACAGCAGAGTGCACGAGGTGAGAGCGCTCGCCGGCGTGGTCGGCGCGGACGAGCTGAGCAAGGCGGACCAGCAGTCGCTGGCCTTCGGAGAGGCCTTCGAGAGAGGATTCCTGAGCCAGGGGGCGACGGAGAGCCGCGAGATAGCGCAGTCCCTCGACATGGGCTGGGATCTGCTCTCCACCCTTCCGGTGCAAGAGCTGACGCACCTGTCGATGGACGACCTTGCGAGGTTCATCAGGAGGGAGTAG